In Lineus longissimus chromosome 5, tnLinLong1.2, whole genome shotgun sequence, the genomic stretch CGGCATCCAAGATGTCCGCCCTGAAACGGAGAGAATCGTGCTCAGTGTATTAGTAATGCcgttgttgttgctgctggtattattttcatttgtttttacaGCGCCGACGACAAACTCGCCTGGGTTTATATTCAGAAATGATTGAATTGATCGAAGGTTGAACACGCATCAGAGTCACGCCGTGGAATTGTTTCCCAGCGTTGAGGGAAAAACTTGTTTTGGACATGAGCCGGGCCTAGGCCGCCATGTTTAGAGCGACCGTCGGCCATCTTAATAACAACTGCCCTCAGATATGATCGACTACCAGCCATCCAACACAGCACGTTGCAAGTCGATCGAAAGATCGGGACGAGCTCTCGAAGCCAATGCATCGCAGCAAGGTGTGTTAGAATGTGATTTACTTAAACATCGGATGCTCATAgagcttatacatgtacttacagaaGACATCTCCCTGTGAATATGACATGATTGTGTTCTCGTCGCTAGCCAATGAGCATTTGCCTACCATTACCATGAAACAACACTTCTTCTCTGAAAGTCAAAAAAAGAACATTTGAACTGCGGTTGGTGATTGGTCAGTGATTTTTGAAGGGAAAGCTTAATTTTGTGTTCTTATCTGATTTTATGGCCCATACAGCCTCGTCCTAAGTCATTGTGCACCTCCACCAACTGCTTTTAACCGAATTGATCGACCCCAAAATATCACGAGATATCGCATGGAGGCACGTGGTTTAACCAGGTCGTCGCTGATAGCTGACAACGACCCGCACAGCAGAATGCAACTTCAGTGTTCAGCAAAACACATGTTCGAAATTCGGATCCTGTGGCCTTGCTTGAATAACGCAAATTATGCCAATGAATTAGAATGCACCCCTACCGAAAACACAAAGAACCACACACATGGCCTATCTTAACATTAGCGTTTCATGCGGTGTACATTACATTGTCCTTTGCCCTTGTGCAACATGGCGTAAAACATGTAAGTTGCATGCGTGAAATGCTTATCTGATGATATGCCGCAATTCCTTTTTCTTCGTACCGTATTCCTCCTCTGTAAGACAGACCTGCTTTGCCTTGTAGGAAAAGGCCACCGCTTGAAGGGATATGTGGTAGCTGAAACCTATGGGCAGGGGCAAGAAGATCTCCTTCTCTCGAAACATCTTATACAAAACCTGGAACGAATAAGAAGATGGTGAAGATtaaaggtcatggtcatgttacgcCGAAGCTGTCTTGACCTGGCCTAAGCTATACGCAACGTTACTTTGTTTTTAAACGTGACACTGGCGCTACATCATATACTGTATAAACCGAGGCAATGACTTACAGGTTTAATAATCGTGCGCTACGTTATCACTTTTACCATTAGGGAGattgagatcagggacttatcGTGGGTCCTTCgtatacggatagaaatgtacacaaaattcgtcgtaattctacagagttttatccgtatatgTATTCCGATCCTTGaaaagtcgctgttctcaaacTCCCTAATCAAGTATACACGCAGATTAGTTTAAACGATACTTTCTATTATTCGTGAATATTCAATCTTAACTCACCTCGATCTGTAAGTACACCTTATACTTGTTGTACAGGGCCGCGTCCCGCCTATCAAACACACGCTGCCATCTCTTCGTGGCCTCCTGCCAGACCTTATTGCTACCATTCAGATTCTAAAAAGGAAACATTGAGTTGATATTAGCCCTGCAAACATCGGCTGCCGATACACTTGCTACAAACTGCCGGAATGGACGCCTGGAGGAAAAGAGGTCCCTCTGTGGTGATTGCGCTGTGCTCGTAGCCTCGTGTACAGGTCTGTCGGTTAACGCCCCTAGCTACTACCCAAATGAGCCCGGGGAAGACCCAGGTTGTATCTtaggatgaaccggcgtggatTTAAGGAACTGAATTCTCGGCTTTTCCCTTGAATGAAACCAAGGTTTTATGTGCCTGGTGTCTATATGCCAGGCAAAAAAATACCAAAGTAACTAGATTGCAAAGTCAACTGGCTCACCATGTCCTTGGCTTTCAAGATGGCGTCCTTGCCAACATGAGCCACCACACACCCTGTCTTCGCTTTGACAGTTAGCACGTGAGTTCTGTCGATAAAAAGACCTGGAATAAAACATGAAAGGGCTGAACTACATTCTACTCTGTTGAAAGGCAATAAATCACCGCTATCTCAGATTCCAACGTATCCGAGGAAGGGCGAGAGAGGACCCAATCTTACTGtcatcctttttagctcacctcttagcagaggtgagcttatcccataccgtggcgtccgtcgtccgtcgtcgtcgtcgtcgtcgtcgtcgtcgtcgtcgtcgtcgtcgtccgtcgtccgttagcagggcacgtttcgtaactgttagagctattgagttgaaacttggtacacatgtacccttatgtaatgacaccttggagaccaagtttcggtccgattcgtttcatggtttggccaccagggggccaaacgttaaaagtgaaaatatgcaatatctcccttaatagtagtcgggaaattttgaaaaaaatatggtaggtacttctagcaaaggtgcatcatatatcctccgggtttttgatttgatctccttttcaaggtcacagaggtcaaatggtgtaaattggccgttaggatgtaacgatggcacgtttctaaactgcaatgactattgataccaaatttattacacatttaccccttagtcaggtgatctcagggaccgaagtttggtccaatatgattcaccacttgaccaccagggggcaaaatccaaaaaccttaaaagtgtgattattccttaacttcttgctcgattgccaccaatttgatatcatgggtacatctaaccaccatacagtatatgtcacacaggtttttaatttgaccttcttgtcaaggtcacagaggtcaaatggcgtaaattcgccgtcaggctgtaactatggcacgtttcttaactgcaatgactattgatcacaaattaagtacacatgtaccccttggtcaggtgatcttaggtaccgaagtttggtgcgatctgatttgccgtttggcctccagggaggtggccaaatcctaaattcttcaaaatgccattattcctagtaatgacttgcccgattggcaccaattatatatcataggtacatctaattctaacaaccattcaatgtgtcacccgggtcttctttgatttgacctacttttcaaggtcacagaggtcgaatgtactgtaaattggccattttggggaaattgtaattgcttggacctacatcaaacctaacactacatgacacaataccatgctctttatccatctttcctccacatgaggtgagcacaatggccctggccatttcatttttccacTCGCAACTTCGTCCCCAGTATTCCCAATAATTATTGAGTCGAAGCATTTGAAAATCCGCGACACAAGCAgaatcaaaatccaagatggctgccctatggccgccattttggatttgcGATGTGCGGTGTTGGTAATGAATTCGCGAAAGCAACCATCTTTCTTTTACATGTGAATCGTCGGTTTCACTTTGTGACATGTAGTGGAATTATTGATAGTTTATCATTCGAAACGTTCTTGAATGGTTGGTTTCCGCCTTTAAAGTTTGTTCAGTGAATCTTATGTGAAAGGGCAAGCTATCAAAATAGGTTATCCCAATGCTTTGACCTGGGGCCTACCTTCCTCTCCAAGAACGAAGGGGTATTTCCTCGCTTGGATGACCATGGAATTCTTCAGAGACTTGTCCACAACGTCTGCCCTGGAATAATGAACGAAATCAAACCTTTAATGGACCTGGCGATTCAGAAGTGGACATCATCGACTtatcaacaactacatgtaaatggcATAACGGAAGTATCTTTGGCGTCTTAAACACACTAAAACTGTAAGTCTCCAGTTAGGCGTGTCACCACGGCGTTTATCGATCACCCGCTTCCTATTTTGAGACAAGCCTTCGCAGTCAACGCCTTATTTCCATCTTCAACATTGAAGTTATGAATagttaaaaacaaatgctaatAGGTTCTGTCTAGTGAAATAGTTATATTGAGCCAATACGTCTCCCgttacaaaaacaaataaacgaCAGCCATTGTACTTACTTCCCTCTGATTAGCAAGATGAGATCATTTGCCGGGTCCCCGCAAAAGACGATGGTGGATTTCGGGGGGTAGAGGATCAGCTTGGCATTCAGACTTCCCATCGAATGAGTGCGGACCACTGTGTCAAGTGCCTCCTCAGACCAGCCGCTAAATAACGGCCACTGAAAAAGCAAATAATTCATACTATCGGTTTCCCTACTGGTATTTCCTTGACCATCTACTAATACCTGAAGGACGATATCTGCGGAAAACTTTTTGCCTTTGGCGCGTTTTGCAAAGCCCCCGAAATGCCTTTTTCGAAACAAGCCTCGTCTTTGGTAAAAATAGACAATTATAGTCCACTGACTTACTGTTTGTATAGCTTCCTTAACTGTCTTTTTCTCTATTGCATCTTTCGAAATATTCCACGGGGAGTTCAGGGAGACATTTTTGTCTGTTGCCAGGTAACGCCTCTTCACGTACCAGTCTAACATGCCCACGCTCTCGTCTCGTTTGAACTTACTAAAGTGGTCGCGCTGAACGAAAAGAAGGATTGCACTGGAACGAAATAGGGGGGCATTTTGTTATCAGTAAATTGCAATCACACTAACTGTTATCCATGACCATGTAAGGTTTGTCACAAACTGATTCAAAATTACAGATTTTAGTTGGATAGAAGCATAGGTAACGTGACGGTTACGTGTCAGTACAGTTGTATACATACCAGGAAGGTATCTTCACCCTGGCGGTTGCAGGAACACCAAATAGGCACGATATCTCGCCGAAGAAGTCCCCGGGACTGATGTTGAATAGAGTGACCTCAGCCGACTCTGATACCACCACAGCCTCTCCATCGATGAGGATGTAGACACCGTCCGATGGCTCACCTGCGGAAAAACAGTGCGTAACCGTTTAAAAGCTATAAGGGTTTCAAGGTGAGTTGATAGCGAGCTTTCGCAAAGCCccaaaacgccaacgcgaacacTGTCACATTGTTCGACATcatgatcaggagctcgaacaatgggattggTGTTCGCGTTGGGGTTTCGGGGACTTTACGAAAACTCCCGCCTATTAGCAACGCCCGTTAGTTCAGAGACGGGCACTGCATGGCCCACCCCGCTTCAAGTGGGGCGTGtatagcggatcgaagccttgAAAAAAGCCCGTCCACAAGATTTCCTCGAGTACAGCTTCAGAAACATGTTTTGACAACAAGGAACTGGAATTTGCCTTGCATAACTTATACACGGGTGTAACGCCCTACATCCGTGATAAAGACGTCAATTTAAGCCACTCACCTTTTATTATGATATCTCGTGGTTCCTCTACCAAAAGCCTGTCCACCTGACTTGCTAATTTGACAATATCTTGCCGCGTGATGTTCTTGTAGGGCAGAGAACGGATGTTTCTTTCAAATATCTGTAATGCCAAATGATGaagttgtttttggtgaaggGGTGGACGTGGATACGATTACTGATGGGTGACATAGGCGAAATGATAGGTGGTCTATGCTCCATTTCATGAGATTTGagatgaaatatattttttcccACAAACACCGTCGGAAATTTTGCCAGCAAATCAAAAAGAACATGTGATTGCATATTATAGCGCATCCATCTTATCACCCGCATAAACATGTAAACAAGGATTGTGAAATCGGCACTATTCTTTCCTTACTGAAAAGACATGATTCGGAAGACCATGGACGACTTTTTCCTCAAATTTCCCCTCCACTACATCTTCACCTGCAGTCCAATGCGCAAGGGCACCCTCCACCTCGTCAACGTCTTTGCCTTGTTGGTTACCCATGCTAGCATGGCCCTGcaataaaatgaaaagaaatttcaaaaagttaGTTTCATTTTTGGAACAAACCCACCAGCGGACCGGTTCTCCGCATTCTGCCGCCTCAGAAATGCACGCTGCATTGTTGCTTTGGTTGCATTGTAGCACGTTGTCCTGACGTCACCAAATTTTCCCGAAAAGGCGCGCTTTCATGGATCTGTGCGGCACATTTTGCATTACCTCGCTTCTCTTTTCAAGACGACTATTTTGCTGAACAGCCCATGATGATTGCGCAGGTGTTTGTACAAATCATGGTATCATCTAAATAGCATGTGAATGTGACAAAGTGATGGGATTTGGAAAGCAATCGATATGATGTTATGACCAGATATTAAGAGCGAGAATGCCATCATGCTGTGGATGAAAGGCTGACTTAGCGTAGAGTCCGGTCGCGGTTGATCAtggttaaagggacaacttgggcgtgggatttatcTGGCCAGGAGGATGCCCCTGTTTGCCACCATGAGCCAGTGTGCACACAATCAACTTGATACAACGACTCCCGAGCACATGCCTTATGCCCCCTTTAATAGTGGGGTTAATTTAGGAGCATGACCTATACCTGTGATTCACAAAATCTGTCAagtgaaaatgatattttgtctATGAATACGTGCAAATATATGTAGTTGAGTTAAGAAATTTATTACTCACCCCACAAGTGAACTACTAGTAAATCCCAGTTACATTTAAACTCCTTACAATAAGGCTCGCATGCATTATGAAGGGTCTCTCCAATATTACTGTGTGTGTATACATTTGTGAACAACTTGTCGCCAAGCATTATAGCAGTTGAAACCAAAACAACCCATTATTATTGAATCGATTAGTTTGCGTTTGGCATGTAACAATCACAGGTTGGAAGCTTGTTTAGAGACGAGGGGCATCGATGGCGAAGCCTTGcggaaagggggggggggggggggggttgctaCCTGCAACCTGTCCCTGCATGGCTTCCCTCGTCTTCATTCACGCCATGCATGGTGGTTTGGGCGGTATAGCCTAATTTACAATAAATAGTGCTAATTAGGAGTATGTATGTAATTGAGGACGTAATTGAATTGTCCCCTCGAACTATTGTTCTATTCTGTTAGAGACATATTTTAAAGACATCTACCCCCACAAACGCAAACGGAATCTCAAACCGCGGAGAACGATTTTTCACGAAGTCCTTCTTCCTCAATACGGTATACGCAGACGTTTTTTTCCGGGTGAAATGCTTCTTCAGTGAACTTTAAAATAGATTGTCCAAAATACATTACCTTTTTCAGATAAGGAGTCCCATGATTTGGCATGTCTGGTAGTCCATCGGGTTACCATCGATTATGAGGGCCACAGTTTTGATAAACTCGGTTGTGGCCCCTTCTAGAAAGGGCTTGTGGCTCGGCTGGTGTGCGATGGAGCACTCTATCAACCAAGACAGTGAGTCAAGTTCACACCGGTTGACAGATGACATAAGGTTATCTCGCCGACACAATTGCCTCGATTCCGTCAgaaatgatatgtacatgtatatatacatgtatcattttttCACTTAATCAATTCATGAGTAATATACGGTCGATTGATTTGAAACTTAAAAAGCTCCTAGATAATATCAGGTATGGATCTTATTCATAtctgataatacatgtacatgtatcaatgacCATACGAGGGCATATTTTCAACAATTTCTGTGTACACAGTCTCGTTTCAAAATTGAACTTATCCATACCGTGTAAGCCTTAGAAATTGATGATCGCTTCGCCTTCCGATCGACCGAGTATGAGACAACCTTCGCCTCTCTCCTATATCTGCCAGAGCCCAGCCCCTGTTTGTCGTCCTACGAGCACCAGATCATAGAATTCCCCGCTAGCACCAAGTCCAGACCTTCATGGGACCGGACCCTATATAATGACCCACCGAATAAATGACCCAAAGTATTGCGTTTGCTTGTGAAAGTGTTGTTTTTCTGCTAGGATTTCCTTTGAAAGGTTTTACGGCTAAGGCCGACATGTAACCCGAAACATGTAAACAAGACTTCAGAAAAATCTCTTTAAGCTATATATTTAGTTAATTAAATTATGTTTGGCTTCGAGGGAGCAGACATGTAGGCAATGTCACAATCCTGGGGTCACAATGCGCAAACCCATTCCATGGGCGAGAAAaataattacaatgtacataaaaCATGCTAAGGCCTCATATTATGCTTGGTCATGCTCATTCTCATGCTAATGCAAATGCTAGGCTATGCATTGTTCTTTTGGACCAGTCGAAAACAGAGCATAAGCGGCTAGACTGTGTCTAATTCGATATTTGATGCCAGGCCTTGTTATAGGATAAGCCTTTTTTGGAATTTATGGTACCAGCTAGACCCTACTGCAGGCAACTTATCAGACCACGGACAACTAAAGCAGAAGGACTAATCGTACGCGAAATCTGTCACAGATAAAGCATGTGCAAAACGGAATTACATGCATATCGTAATATCTTTGGCAGAGTTCACAGAAACATTATTCATCATCCATGCacactttttttctttcttgaccATAAAGGGTATGCCGATCTATCGGCGTCGTTCGTCCGTCGGTACCCGTCTTCCTTGGCATGCTTGGCATGGAGAAAGAGACTTTCGGATAGTCGGACATCGCTCATAAATCGGCATTAGGGTAGCGGTTGGCACGTGACCGTAATACCTGAAAGGCAATCCGACGATGTGATTCACCCCTTCCCCACCCGTTTTTTAGTATATATATTGTCGGAGTATTTcatataaaaaagaaaattaatttgaaagactctgatattgtcaaaagatttgattttgatggtgAAAATATAGTTATATACTATATATCATATGGACGATTCCTTACTCACATGATCATTTTCCGATAGCTTTTCCGGCACTCCTCCCAAGTCTCCGCTGACACTCTCTGGACTGCCTCCATTGCCTATTTCTGTCTGAAGTTCCTCCATTATCGGTCGCCCCGAGGTATGACAGATTATTTTTGATGATCGAACTACgacaaaaaattattcaattttttttttattctgtAAGTTTAAAAAGGTAGCCCTGAACAACCTAGCTCCTCCACATTTCGCCTATCACGCAAAAAGCTTGTTTCCGTTGACAAGGCTGCGGAAATTAACATAGGACGCGGAGTGACGCGCTGGATGTGGAGATAGGTGATAATGCCAAAGATATCATGATTGACAGATACGTTGAGCTTTATTGTATCCTAATGACTGGCTTGCAAGGACTGATTATTGTTCTCACTCCTTCCTTTTGAAAAATAGTCCTCTTGGTATTTGCCGCCAATTATCCGTTAGATTGAACTGATTTCATAAAATTGTTGGTCGCTTTGAGGAAGAACAAAGGGCGAAGCTAGCTCTTGGCCTCGGGGGCAAAAagttatcgggggggggggcaaaatgatactttttaaaatttctaaATCATGGTATAGACAAcaatttttggtgacttctggggTGGGGGCATtaccccccctgccccccccccccgtaagcTACGCCACTGGGAGCCTACCTGCTTTTAGCCGTCAGTCATCAGCTCCCGTCCTCCTTGTAGAAGATTG encodes the following:
- the LOC135488437 gene encoding uncharacterized protein LOC135488437 isoform X2, whose amino-acid sequence is MPNHGTPYLKKGHASMGNQQGKDVDEVEGALAHWTAGEDVVEGKFEEKVVHGLPNHVFSIFERNIRSLPYKNITRQDIVKLASQVDRLLVEEPRDIIIKGEPSDGVYILIDGEAVVVSESAEVTLFNISPGDFFGEISCLFGVPATARVKIPSCAILLFVQRDHFSKFKRDESVGMLDWYVKRRYLATDKNVSLNSPWNISKDAIEKKTVKEAIQTWPLFSGWSEEALDTVVRTHSMGSLNAKLILYPPKSTIVFCGDPANDLILLIRGKADVVDKSLKNSMVIQARKYPFVLGEEGLFIDRTHVLTVKAKTGCVVAHVGKDAILKAKDMNLNGSNKVWQEATKRWQRVFDRRDAALYNKYKVYLQIEVLYKMFREKEIFLPLPIGFSYHISLQAVAFSYKAKQVCLTEEEYEKKCCFMVMVGKCSLASDENTIMSYSQGDVFWRTSWMPKKATVIVDSVCLVVKVPYSAFQEGLKKYPGTKIVEPERPVEPESEDVISAGTSGI
- the LOC135488437 gene encoding uncharacterized protein LOC135488437 isoform X1, which gives rise to MEELQTEIGNGGSPESVSGDLGGVPEKLSENDHGHASMGNQQGKDVDEVEGALAHWTAGEDVVEGKFEEKVVHGLPNHVFSIFERNIRSLPYKNITRQDIVKLASQVDRLLVEEPRDIIIKGEPSDGVYILIDGEAVVVSESAEVTLFNISPGDFFGEISCLFGVPATARVKIPSCAILLFVQRDHFSKFKRDESVGMLDWYVKRRYLATDKNVSLNSPWNISKDAIEKKTVKEAIQTWPLFSGWSEEALDTVVRTHSMGSLNAKLILYPPKSTIVFCGDPANDLILLIRGKADVVDKSLKNSMVIQARKYPFVLGEEGLFIDRTHVLTVKAKTGCVVAHVGKDAILKAKDMNLNGSNKVWQEATKRWQRVFDRRDAALYNKYKVYLQIEVLYKMFREKEIFLPLPIGFSYHISLQAVAFSYKAKQVCLTEEEYEKKCCFMVMVGKCSLASDENTIMSYSQGDVFWRTSWMPKKATVIVDSVCLVVKVPYSAFQEGLKKYPGTKIVEPERPVEPESEDVISAGTSGI